The Pseudomonas eucalypticola genome has a window encoding:
- a CDS encoding MFS transporter, whose protein sequence is MSLSQASAVPLAEVSSTTLYRKIIWRLIPFLCFCYLASYLDRINVGFAKLQMLDTLHMSETAYGLGAGLFFVGYILFEVPSNLALEKVGARLWIARIMVSWGLLSGMTMFVTTEWQFYTLRFLLGAAEAGFLPGVLYYLSQWFPSYRRSRIIALFMIGLPLSSLLGSPISGWIMGNFDKVGGLASWQWLFLLEAVPTVLLGFLCVVILPNGISQASWLSNLEKLELKRLLDQDEGENKGGHSFRDGFFDIKVWMLGGIDFSILLSAYAMGFWLPTFIRNAGVADPSQIGLLVAIPSLAGLIGMLAIGASSDRQRERRWHIVVPFIIGAASMFLSTFFTHNVAITVLLFSLASLTIIGAVPVFFSLPATFLKGTAAATGFALACSVANIAGLVSNSLMGAVMDHFHSPQIAMWIFAGCLLVSSLLVLALPAKTVNR, encoded by the coding sequence ATGTCATTGAGCCAAGCTTCCGCGGTGCCGCTTGCCGAGGTCAGCAGTACCACCCTGTACCGCAAGATCATCTGGCGGCTGATACCTTTCCTGTGCTTTTGCTACCTGGCCTCGTACCTGGACCGCATCAACGTAGGCTTCGCCAAACTGCAGATGCTCGACACCCTACACATGAGCGAAACCGCCTACGGCCTGGGCGCCGGGCTGTTTTTCGTCGGCTACATCCTGTTTGAAGTGCCCAGCAACCTGGCCCTGGAAAAGGTTGGCGCGCGGCTGTGGATCGCGCGCATCATGGTCAGTTGGGGGCTGTTGTCGGGCATGACCATGTTCGTGACCACCGAGTGGCAGTTCTATACCCTGCGTTTCCTCCTGGGCGCCGCCGAGGCCGGGTTCCTGCCGGGTGTGCTGTATTACCTCAGCCAATGGTTTCCTTCCTACCGCCGCAGCCGCATCATTGCCCTGTTCATGATTGGCCTGCCGTTGTCCAGCCTGCTGGGCAGCCCCATTTCCGGCTGGATCATGGGCAACTTTGACAAGGTCGGCGGCCTGGCAAGCTGGCAATGGCTGTTCCTGCTGGAAGCGGTACCCACCGTGCTGCTGGGCTTTCTGTGCGTGGTCATTCTGCCCAACGGCATCAGCCAGGCGAGTTGGTTGAGCAACCTCGAGAAGCTCGAACTCAAGCGCCTGCTGGACCAGGACGAAGGTGAAAACAAGGGCGGCCACTCATTCCGCGACGGCTTCTTCGACATCAAGGTGTGGATGCTGGGCGGCATCGACTTCTCCATCCTGCTCAGCGCCTATGCGATGGGCTTCTGGTTGCCGACCTTCATCCGCAACGCCGGCGTCGCCGACCCGAGCCAGATCGGCCTGCTGGTGGCCATCCCCAGCCTGGCGGGGCTGATCGGCATGCTGGCCATCGGCGCCAGCTCGGACCGCCAGCGCGAACGCCGCTGGCACATCGTGGTGCCGTTCATCATCGGCGCCGCCTCGATGTTCCTCAGCACCTTCTTCACCCACAACGTGGCCATCACGGTGCTGCTGTTTTCCCTGGCGTCGTTGACCATCATCGGTGCAGTGCCGGTGTTCTTCAGCCTGCCGGCCACCTTCCTCAAGGGCACCGCCGCCGCCACCGGCTTTGCGCTTGCCTGTTCGGTGGCGAACATCGCCGGGCTGGTGAGCAACTCGCTGATGGGGGCGGTGATGGACCACTTCCACAGCCCGCAGATCGCCATGTGGATTTTCGCCGGCTGCCTGCTGGTGAGCTCCCTGCTGGTGCTGGCACTGCCGGCCAAGACCGTCAACCGCTGA